One Lactobacillus sp. CBA3606 DNA segment encodes these proteins:
- a CDS encoding class I mannose-6-phosphate isomerase, whose product MLILKSISQPRIWGTERLKAYQATAPKTGSVYSVAGTTAIDCDTYNTKTQQSMHLHDIVTQQPTMLGLKPGEPYPIIIDMLGADEHLSIQVHPTDADARAQGLRYGKRESWYFITAPTSGKVFAGVKPAYRQGLSLTQIKQSPLAVVDQISAKAGDCLYVPAGTLHAIQKGALVYEIQQSTDVTYRFFDYHRLGLDGRPRKLAVAAAYRNLVTSNAVTTIPLPLGGTTDQRPYTLTHTRFIDTTWQNTGVIAAAITVLSGSLITASQMVLWPGQSVLALPGEIVRFKGAATVMVAESHPYWRDESCAEKV is encoded by the coding sequence ATGCTAATTTTAAAATCTATTTCACAGCCTCGAATCTGGGGGACAGAACGGTTAAAAGCATATCAGGCAACGGCACCAAAAACAGGTTCAGTTTATTCTGTTGCCGGAACTACAGCGATTGATTGTGACACGTATAACACTAAGACACAGCAGTCGATGCATTTACATGATATTGTTACGCAACAGCCAACAATGCTCGGATTAAAACCCGGAGAACCTTATCCAATAATTATTGATATGCTGGGCGCTGACGAACATTTGAGCATTCAAGTTCATCCAACAGATGCTGATGCGAGAGCGCAAGGATTGCGATACGGTAAGCGAGAATCATGGTACTTTATCACGGCACCAACATCAGGAAAAGTTTTTGCTGGTGTTAAGCCAGCATATCGGCAAGGACTTTCCTTGACGCAGATTAAGCAGTCTCCGTTAGCAGTTGTTGATCAAATTTCAGCTAAGGCTGGTGATTGTTTATATGTACCAGCTGGGACCTTGCATGCGATTCAAAAGGGAGCGCTAGTTTATGAAATTCAACAGTCGACAGATGTGACGTATCGTTTTTTTGACTATCATCGTTTAGGGTTAGATGGTCGACCACGGAAGTTAGCAGTCGCGGCGGCATACCGGAATTTAGTAACTAGTAATGCTGTTACTACGATCCCATTACCGCTTGGAGGAACGACTGATCAACGACCGTATACTTTGACTCATACACGATTCATTGATACAACGTGGCAGAATACTGGGGTGATTGCGGCGGCAATTACAGTTTTAAGTGGTTCTTTAATCACAGCATCTCAGATGGTGTTGTGGCCTGGTCAGAGTGTTCTAGCGTTACCAGGAGAAATTGTTCGTTTTAAAGGGGCTGCGACGGTTATGGTTGCCGAATCCCATCCATATTGGCGCGATGAAAGTTGTGCAGAAAAAGTATGA
- a CDS encoding 6-phospho-alpha-glucosidase, which translates to MDDRKFSVLIAGGGSTYTPGIVLTLLEHMKKFPLRKLKFYDNDGERQKKIADACRILVKERAPEVEFEASTNPEEAFSDVDFVMAQIRVGKYAMRSQDEKIPLAHGVVGQETTGPGGIAYGLRSIPGVIQLVDYMEKYSPNAWMLNYSNPAAIVAEATRRLRPNSKIINICDMPIDIMDRMAAILNLKDRNELVFRYYGLNHFGWWTDIRDKTGKDLMPALKEYVAKNGYWVGGDYDKNTEASWEETFKKAADVYALDPTTLPNTYLKYYLYPSWVVKNSNPKYTRTDEVEAYRQKNVFSECARIVKNKSAKDTNFVSDQHSTYIVDLCTAIAYDTKQRMLAIIPNEGAISNIDPTATVEVPCLFGATGAERIAMGKAATFQKGLITEQNSVEKLAVDAWEERSYTKLWEAFSLCKIVPDAGVAKDILDDMVVANKDFWPELK; encoded by the coding sequence ATGGATGATAGAAAATTTTCCGTATTAATTGCCGGTGGTGGTAGTACTTATACCCCAGGAATTGTTTTAACTTTATTGGAACATATGAAAAAATTCCCGTTGCGGAAATTAAAATTTTATGATAATGATGGTGAACGCCAAAAGAAAATTGCAGACGCTTGCCGGATTTTAGTTAAAGAACGAGCGCCAGAAGTTGAATTCGAAGCTTCAACAAATCCAGAAGAAGCATTCTCTGATGTTGACTTTGTTATGGCTCAAATTCGAGTTGGTAAATATGCAATGCGGAGCCAGGATGAAAAAATCCCACTAGCTCATGGCGTTGTCGGCCAAGAAACCACTGGCCCTGGTGGGATTGCTTATGGACTACGTTCGATCCCTGGGGTGATTCAATTAGTTGACTATATGGAAAAGTATTCACCAAATGCCTGGATGTTGAATTATTCAAACCCAGCTGCAATTGTTGCTGAAGCTACTCGGCGTTTACGGCCAAATTCAAAAATTATCAATATCTGTGATATGCCAATTGATATTATGGATCGGATGGCTGCAATTCTCAATTTGAAGGATCGTAATGAGTTAGTTTTCCGTTATTATGGTTTGAATCACTTTGGTTGGTGGACTGATATTCGTGACAAGACTGGTAAAGATTTGATGCCTGCTTTGAAAGAATATGTTGCCAAGAATGGTTACTGGGTCGGTGGTGACTATGATAAGAATACTGAAGCAAGCTGGGAAGAAACCTTCAAGAAGGCAGCTGATGTTTATGCACTGGATCCAACAACCTTGCCAAACACTTACTTGAAGTATTACCTCTATCCATCGTGGGTTGTTAAGAATTCAAATCCTAAGTATACACGAACCGATGAAGTTGAAGCTTATCGTCAAAAGAATGTCTTCAGTGAATGTGCTCGAATCGTTAAGAATAAGAGTGCTAAAGATACTAACTTTGTATCGGATCAACATTCAACTTATATCGTTGACTTATGTACCGCCATTGCTTACGATACGAAACAACGGATGTTAGCAATTATTCCTAACGAGGGTGCTATCTCAAACATCGACCCGACTGCTACAGTTGAAGTACCTTGCTTATTTGGTGCGACTGGTGCTGAACGAATTGCCATGGGTAAGGCAGCCACTTTCCAGAAAGGTCTAATTACCGAGCAAAATAGTGTTGAAAAGTTAGCCGTTGATGCTTGGGAAGAACGTTCATATACGAAACTGTGGGAAGCCTTTAGCTTATGCAAGATCGTCCCTGATGCTGGTGTTGCTAAAGATATTCTTGATGATATGGTTGTTGCCAACAAGGATTTCTGGCCAGAATTAAAATAA
- a CDS encoding GntR family transcriptional regulator, protein MSELAKHKQIELDLLQKIKDGTYPPQTLIPREVDLMAHYGVSRPTVRQAIQSLVSQGLLEKRKRRGTMVKQPKIAQAFTQIVEGYNDEMSNKGLLPQTKVLLLQREAANVEVADNLRLNVGEAVYKLVRLRYANYQPVVLITSYIPVRLQADLLAVDFTQASLYDTLSQAKHEVTHVRRRLDVLTADETVADLLNIAQGDPLFYFHTQGFTASELPVEYSVAKYRGDVNYFVMNLQRA, encoded by the coding sequence ATGAGTGAGCTAGCAAAACATAAACAGATTGAATTGGACCTGTTACAAAAAATCAAGGATGGCACCTATCCACCCCAGACGTTGATTCCGCGAGAAGTTGACTTAATGGCTCATTATGGGGTTAGTCGGCCGACAGTGCGGCAGGCAATTCAATCCCTAGTGAGTCAAGGATTACTTGAAAAACGCAAGCGTCGGGGGACGATGGTTAAGCAACCTAAAATTGCGCAGGCCTTTACTCAAATTGTAGAAGGTTATAACGATGAAATGAGTAATAAGGGATTATTGCCGCAAACAAAGGTCTTGTTATTGCAACGGGAAGCAGCTAACGTAGAGGTTGCTGATAATTTACGGCTTAACGTGGGGGAGGCTGTCTATAAACTCGTACGGTTGCGGTACGCGAACTACCAACCAGTTGTTTTGATCACGAGCTACATTCCAGTTAGGCTACAGGCAGATTTGTTAGCCGTTGATTTTACACAAGCCTCATTGTACGATACGCTGAGTCAAGCAAAACATGAAGTCACGCATGTACGTCGTCGATTAGATGTACTAACAGCTGATGAAACGGTTGCGGACTTATTGAATATTGCTCAGGGTGATCCATTATTCTATTTTCACACTCAGGGATTTACAGCAAGTGAATTACCAGTTGAATATTCAGTGGCTAAATATCGAGGCGACGTTAATTACTTTGTCATGAATTTGCAGCGGGCGTAA
- a CDS encoding 6-phospho-alpha-glucosidase has product MTHATDDRKFSVLIAGGGSTYTPGIVLTLLNGLDKFPLRKLKFYDNDGERQKKIADATEILVRERAPEIEFEATTDPAEAFTDVDFVMAQIRVGKYAMRSLDEKIPLKHGVVGQETTGPGGIAYGLRSIPGVVELVDYMEKYSPNAWMLNYSNPAAIVAEATRRLRPNSKIINICDMPIGIMDRMAEIVGLEDRNDLVFRYYGLNHFGWWTDVRDKTGKDLMPALKKHVAKHGYLVDDDYEEGIEPSWEETFKMAADVYALDPTTLPNTYLKYYMYPSQVVKHSDPNYTRTDEVEDHRQKLVFGECARIVETGTAKDTGFKPDDHSTYIVDLCTAIAYDTKQRMLAIIPNEGAISNIDPTAMVEVPCLFGANGAERLAMGKAATYQTGMITEQNSVEKLAVDALLDHSYTKLWQAFSLCKIVPDAGIAKDILDDMIVANKDYWPELN; this is encoded by the coding sequence ATGACTCACGCAACAGATGATCGTAAGTTTTCAGTTTTAATTGCCGGTGGTGGGAGTACTTACACACCCGGGATTGTTTTGACATTGTTAAACGGGCTTGATAAATTTCCACTTCGCAAGTTAAAATTCTACGATAATGACGGTGAACGTCAAAAGAAAATTGCAGATGCCACTGAAATATTAGTTAGGGAACGAGCACCAGAAATTGAATTTGAAGCAACGACGGATCCTGCTGAAGCTTTTACGGATGTTGACTTTGTCATGGCGCAAATTCGGGTTGGCAAATATGCTATGCGGAGCTTAGATGAAAAAATCCCATTAAAGCATGGTGTTGTCGGTCAAGAAACAACTGGTCCTGGTGGGATTGCGTATGGGTTACGTTCAATTCCTGGAGTGGTTGAATTAGTTGATTACATGGAAAAGTATTCACCAAATGCCTGGATGCTTAACTATTCCAATCCAGCAGCTATTGTTGCAGAAGCAACCCGGCGTTTACGTCCAAATTCAAAAATTATCAATATTTGTGATATGCCAATTGGTATCATGGATCGGATGGCTGAGATCGTTGGCTTAGAAGATCGCAATGATTTAGTTTTTAGATATTATGGCTTAAATCACTTTGGTTGGTGGACGGATGTTCGCGATAAGACTGGGAAAGATCTAATGCCGGCATTGAAGAAACATGTTGCCAAACATGGCTATCTCGTCGATGATGACTACGAAGAAGGTATCGAACCAAGTTGGGAAGAAACCTTTAAAATGGCAGCCGATGTTTATGCGCTAGATCCAACAACGTTGCCTAATACCTACTTGAAGTATTACATGTACCCATCACAAGTGGTTAAACATTCAGATCCCAATTATACTCGGACGGATGAAGTTGAAGATCATCGGCAGAAGCTAGTCTTTGGTGAATGTGCTCGTATTGTTGAGACCGGGACGGCTAAGGATACTGGTTTCAAACCAGATGATCATTCAACTTATATCGTCGATTTATGTACGGCAATTGCTTATGATACTAAGCAACGAATGTTAGCAATTATTCCTAATGAAGGGGCTATTTCGAATATTGATCCAACCGCAATGGTTGAAGTTCCTTGTTTATTTGGTGCCAATGGTGCTGAACGTTTAGCAATGGGCAAAGCAGCAACTTATCAAACTGGGATGATTACGGAACAAAACAGTGTCGAAAAGTTAGCGGTTGACGCGTTACTAGATCATTCATACACGAAGTTATGGCAAGCATTTAGCTTATGCAAGATTGTTCCTGATGCGGGTATCGCAAAGGATATTTTAGATGACATGATTGTTGCAAATAAGGACTACTGGCCAGAACTTAACTAG
- a CDS encoding PTS sugar transporter subunit IIC, with the protein MNSSLFLPALLTGVFCYLGAIETPWLFGMSGGYYIVGRPLVAGLLVGLAFGDIKAGILCGLAVQAVFIANLSTGGATNSEITYAAYGGIGLAMATTQNPAIAVTLAILIGQTFGLIFYNFRMAIYSYWNSRADKAAETNNDRGIVLNHLVYPQISTFILRAVPVFLAIYFGKGLVNWLINSVPDIVTHIIQVLGGVLPALGIALLMSIVIKNKTHLIFFMAGFVLLAFAKLSMIAIVFIAALVAYLYYYASTNHGNGSSDGGKSVADSNVVNTDDEYEDDDLF; encoded by the coding sequence ATGAATTCGTCCTTATTCTTACCAGCACTGTTAACTGGAGTTTTCTGCTATCTAGGTGCCATTGAAACACCGTGGCTGTTCGGAATGTCTGGTGGTTACTATATTGTTGGGCGACCGTTAGTGGCGGGCTTATTAGTCGGACTGGCATTTGGTGATATCAAAGCAGGGATCTTATGTGGGCTTGCTGTTCAGGCAGTTTTCATTGCCAATCTTTCAACTGGTGGGGCGACTAATAGCGAAATTACTTACGCTGCTTACGGTGGGATTGGTTTGGCGATGGCAACAACACAAAATCCCGCGATTGCTGTTACGTTAGCCATATTAATTGGTCAGACTTTTGGATTGATTTTCTATAATTTCCGAATGGCAATTTATTCATATTGGAATTCTCGAGCTGATAAAGCTGCCGAAACGAATAATGATCGGGGAATTGTTTTGAATCACCTTGTTTACCCTCAAATTTCGACATTTATTTTACGAGCAGTACCTGTTTTTCTGGCTATTTATTTTGGTAAAGGATTAGTTAATTGGTTAATCAATAGTGTCCCAGATATTGTTACTCACATTATTCAAGTCCTGGGTGGGGTCTTACCAGCACTTGGGATTGCCTTGCTGATGAGCATTGTAATCAAGAATAAGACACACTTGATTTTCTTCATGGCTGGATTTGTCTTGTTGGCTTTCGCTAAATTGAGTATGATTGCGATTGTTTTTATTGCCGCTTTGGTAGCTTATCTTTATTATTATGCATCAACCAATCACGGTAATGGCAGTTCCGATGGCGGGAAGTCAGTCGCTGATAGTAATGTGGTTAATACGGACGATGAGTATGAAGATGATGATTTATTCTGA
- a CDS encoding PTS sugar transporter subunit IIB — protein sequence MSISIVRVDDRVIHGQTMTRWTKARPVDGILVVGDNIAHDTLRRKVLKAAANELKVGIYTVAEAPDKIQQGIASKKKFFLISDSPQTFSKLVNMGVDFGGVLNVGPMNTRAGAKILGRTVAIDSNDYQAFDNMNNHGIDIQFQLLPDDDIRSWKTMKAKYDSMD from the coding sequence ATGAGTATTTCAATAGTAAGAGTTGATGACCGAGTCATTCATGGCCAAACGATGACTCGTTGGACTAAAGCACGTCCTGTCGATGGCATTTTAGTTGTTGGTGATAATATCGCTCATGATACTTTAAGAAGAAAGGTTTTGAAAGCAGCCGCAAATGAATTGAAAGTTGGTATTTATACGGTTGCGGAAGCACCAGATAAAATTCAACAAGGAATCGCATCTAAGAAAAAATTCTTCTTGATTAGTGATTCTCCCCAGACGTTTTCAAAACTGGTCAACATGGGCGTAGATTTTGGAGGTGTGCTAAATGTTGGTCCAATGAATACACGGGCTGGCGCCAAGATTTTAGGACGAACGGTTGCAATTGATAGCAATGATTATCAAGCTTTTGACAATATGAATAATCATGGAATCGATATTCAATTTCAGCTCTTGCCTGATGATGATATTCGGTCTTGGAAGACGATGAAAGCAAAATATGATTCGATGGATTAG
- a CDS encoding HAD family phosphatase, producing the protein MIDTMIFDFNGTMFFDAKFQKDSWGQFIQQNFNRKMTELEFQQHIAGCNNRDTFEYYARRQITADELISMTTAKEKIYCDLCLSRPRDFHLVAGLPEFLDSCQDQRIQMNIATASEKPNVEFFFTYLELDRWFDIEQVALNDFSLPGKPAPDIFLKAIANVQATPATSVIFEDSISGIQAANRVDTGAIILVEDPHCVALTMPTNLRVDYQIYDYAQIGETITKN; encoded by the coding sequence ATGATAGACACAATGATTTTTGATTTTAATGGCACTATGTTCTTTGATGCAAAGTTTCAAAAAGATTCTTGGGGTCAGTTTATTCAGCAAAATTTTAATCGTAAGATGACTGAGTTGGAATTTCAACAACATATCGCTGGTTGTAATAATCGCGATACATTTGAATATTATGCACGGCGTCAGATTACAGCTGATGAACTAATTAGCATGACGACAGCTAAAGAAAAAATTTATTGTGATTTATGTTTATCACGGCCACGTGATTTTCACTTAGTGGCAGGATTACCGGAATTCTTGGATAGCTGCCAGGATCAGAGGATTCAAATGAACATTGCCACCGCTTCAGAAAAGCCAAATGTTGAGTTCTTTTTTACCTATTTAGAACTCGATCGTTGGTTTGATATTGAACAGGTAGCGCTGAATGACTTTTCGCTACCGGGTAAGCCAGCACCAGACATTTTTTTAAAAGCCATCGCAAATGTTCAAGCGACACCAGCGACTAGCGTGATTTTTGAGGATTCTATTTCAGGCATACAGGCGGCAAATCGTGTCGATACGGGGGCAATTATACTGGTTGAGGATCCACATTGTGTAGCGTTGACCATGCCGACTAATTTGCGCGTCGATTATCAAATCTACGATTATGCCCAAATTGGTGAAACGATTACGAAAAATTAG
- a CDS encoding alpha-glucoside-specific PTS transporter subunit IIBC — protein sequence MMQKLQKFGAAMFVPVLLFSFAGLVVAFGSLFTNPAIFPSLAKSTTTWYGIWYTIEEGGWTIFRQVPLLFVVGLPIGLAKKSQGRAALESLVTYLTFNYFVAAILSIWGPTFGVNHYAREITANSTNGGLTMIAGIKTLDTSIVGALVVAGIVVWLHNKYFDKKLPDWLGTFQGSSYVVILGFAAMFVLAFVTCLVWPKIQLGISALQGFMKTSGVIGVWVYCFLQRVLIPTGLHHFIYIPFQYGPAAVAGGLEPYWLQHLSQFATSTAPIKSLAPEMGFELFGNEKVFGIPAICYAFYVTAKKSRKKQTAALLIPAGLTSIAAGITEPVEFTFLFAAPVLWVVHSLLAATLDATMFAFGIVGQFDGGLINFLSMNWIPLWANHWHTWILQIAIGLVFSVIYFFVFKTMIQHFNYATPGREAEGEDTKLINKKEYKAKTGTASNPYIERAQAYLEGLGGAGNIEDMTSCATRLRVTVKDPEKVASDSMFKANKAVGVVHHGKAIQVIVGLDVAQVLEKMTDLSSGPIQMDASTQPEVKALTPMQQNATLIMDSLGTDQNIENVEDVAGQLVVTVVNPAEVDQESVFKELNIGVEQVVADGKKVTISMKDHEKFVQAMLSLI from the coding sequence ATGATGCAGAAACTGCAAAAATTTGGGGCAGCGATGTTCGTACCAGTTTTGCTGTTCTCCTTTGCTGGATTAGTGGTTGCTTTTGGTTCTTTGTTTACGAATCCTGCTATTTTTCCAAGTTTGGCTAAGTCTACAACAACTTGGTATGGTATCTGGTACACGATTGAAGAAGGTGGTTGGACCATCTTCCGGCAGGTCCCATTACTATTCGTTGTTGGTTTACCGATTGGTTTAGCTAAAAAGTCACAAGGCCGGGCAGCCCTAGAGTCGTTAGTGACGTATTTAACCTTTAATTATTTTGTAGCTGCTATTTTAAGTATTTGGGGACCAACTTTTGGTGTTAATCATTATGCTCGTGAAATCACTGCAAACTCCACTAATGGTGGATTAACAATGATTGCTGGTATCAAAACGCTAGATACTAGTATCGTTGGTGCGTTAGTTGTTGCAGGGATTGTTGTTTGGTTACACAACAAGTATTTTGATAAGAAATTACCTGATTGGTTAGGGACTTTTCAAGGATCATCATATGTTGTTATTCTAGGCTTTGCCGCAATGTTTGTCTTAGCCTTTGTAACTTGTCTTGTATGGCCAAAGATTCAATTGGGCATTTCCGCTTTGCAAGGATTTATGAAGACATCTGGCGTAATTGGGGTTTGGGTCTACTGTTTCTTACAACGGGTCCTGATTCCAACTGGGTTACATCACTTTATCTATATTCCGTTCCAATACGGTCCAGCAGCAGTTGCTGGTGGATTGGAACCATACTGGTTACAACATTTATCACAATTTGCAACCAGTACGGCACCTATCAAATCCTTAGCACCAGAAATGGGTTTCGAATTATTTGGTAATGAAAAAGTCTTTGGTATTCCAGCAATTTGTTATGCCTTCTATGTAACTGCTAAGAAGAGTCGTAAAAAGCAAACCGCTGCTTTATTGATTCCTGCTGGCTTAACTTCAATTGCTGCTGGGATTACTGAACCAGTTGAATTTACTTTCTTATTTGCAGCTCCTGTACTTTGGGTCGTTCACTCATTGTTGGCTGCGACACTGGATGCCACGATGTTCGCTTTTGGGATTGTTGGTCAATTCGATGGTGGTCTAATTAATTTCTTGAGTATGAACTGGATTCCACTGTGGGCTAATCACTGGCATACTTGGATTCTTCAAATTGCAATTGGGTTAGTTTTCTCAGTTATTTACTTCTTTGTCTTCAAGACCATGATTCAACATTTCAACTATGCAACACCAGGTCGTGAGGCCGAAGGTGAAGATACCAAGCTGATTAACAAGAAAGAATATAAAGCTAAAACTGGTACTGCTTCGAATCCATACATTGAGCGGGCACAAGCTTATCTTGAAGGTCTTGGCGGTGCAGGAAATATTGAAGATATGACTAGTTGTGCAACACGTTTACGGGTGACAGTTAAAGATCCTGAAAAAGTAGCTAGTGATAGCATGTTTAAAGCTAACAAAGCCGTTGGGGTTGTGCATCATGGTAAAGCCATTCAAGTTATCGTTGGCTTAGATGTTGCTCAAGTGCTTGAAAAGATGACTGATTTATCTAGTGGCCCTATTCAAATGGATGCTAGTACGCAGCCAGAAGTGAAAGCGCTAACGCCTATGCAACAAAATGCAACGTTGATTATGGATTCATTGGGGACTGATCAAAATATTGAAAATGTGGAAGATGTTGCTGGTCAATTAGTCGTCACGGTTGTTAATCCGGCTGAAGTTGACCAGGAATCAGTTTTTAAGGAGCTTAACATTGGCGTAGAACAGGTTGTCGCTGATGGTAAAAAAGTGACTATTAGTATGAAGGATCATGAGAAGTTTGTCCAAGCGATGTTGTCGTTAATTTAA
- the deoC gene encoding deoxyribose-phosphate aldolase, which produces MESYTIDDFSRLIDHTNLKAFASAADMIKLCNEAKQYHFKMVAINQVQSNLCSKQLTGTDIDTGAAISFPLGQTTIASKVFDTNDAIKNGANEIDYVINITELKNKNYTYIEDEMQQIVTACHAHNIPCKVIFENCYLTTAETKQVAEIARKVKPDFIKTSTGFGTGGATVADVNLMKSVVGNTVKVKAAGGIRNTDTFLALVKAGADRIGCSAGIQIIDALKERMAVDHIDHIDIDRPFPKVNQ; this is translated from the coding sequence ATGGAATCTTATACAATTGATGATTTTTCACGACTAATTGATCACACAAACTTAAAGGCCTTTGCTTCCGCTGCGGATATGATCAAACTCTGTAACGAAGCTAAACAGTATCATTTTAAAATGGTTGCTATTAACCAGGTTCAATCAAACCTATGCTCAAAACAATTGACCGGTACAGATATTGATACCGGTGCCGCCATTAGTTTTCCCTTAGGCCAGACAACTATTGCTTCCAAGGTTTTCGACACAAATGATGCCATTAAAAATGGGGCGAACGAAATTGACTACGTCATCAATATCACCGAGTTAAAGAATAAAAATTACACCTATATTGAAGATGAAATGCAGCAGATTGTCACAGCTTGTCATGCACACAACATCCCCTGCAAGGTAATTTTTGAAAATTGTTACCTGACAACCGCTGAGACAAAACAGGTTGCTGAAATTGCACGCAAAGTTAAACCAGATTTCATTAAAACATCAACTGGTTTCGGTACTGGCGGTGCAACTGTCGCTGACGTTAACCTGATGAAATCTGTCGTTGGCAACACCGTTAAAGTCAAAGCCGCTGGAGGCATTCGTAACACTGATACCTTTTTAGCTCTCGTCAAGGCCGGGGCCGATCGGATTGGGTGTAGCGCTGGTATCCAAATTATTGACGCCTTAAAAGAACGGATGGCTGTTGATCACATTGACCATATCGATATTGACCGACCATTTCCAAAAGTTAACCAATAA
- a CDS encoding PTS system mannose/fructose/sorbose family transporter subunit IID, with product MKNAVTSNSEPLTKHELNEIWYRWGFTQLSSMSYEKLQAHAWAYSYLPFAKKYYANDPDKKRRLLKRHSMFYNTEPQTGQLINGIVASLEEQIALGKNVSEEMPVNIKATLMGPLAGIGDSVIQGIIVPILLSIGMSLAAGGSPLGPLFYILTYGIIGPTISYIAFHSGYRLGVNAIDVIVGENSKRITDAFNILGVMVVGALAANTIVLKTIAKVPLGGKSQSLETVLNGIFPGLLPLAVVLFGWWLVSAKQLSATKIILVLTVIVTIGCLIGFF from the coding sequence ATGAAAAATGCAGTAACTTCCAATTCGGAGCCACTAACGAAACATGAATTAAATGAAATCTGGTACCGTTGGGGCTTTACACAATTAAGTTCAATGAGTTATGAAAAGTTGCAGGCCCATGCGTGGGCGTACTCCTACCTACCATTTGCTAAAAAATATTATGCTAATGATCCTGACAAAAAACGGCGATTACTGAAGCGACATTCGATGTTCTATAATACTGAGCCACAGACTGGTCAATTGATTAACGGAATTGTTGCTTCTCTGGAAGAGCAAATTGCTTTAGGTAAGAATGTCTCTGAAGAGATGCCAGTCAATATTAAAGCAACTTTGATGGGGCCGCTAGCTGGGATTGGGGATTCAGTAATCCAAGGAATTATCGTCCCGATTCTCTTATCTATAGGGATGAGTTTGGCCGCTGGTGGTAGTCCTCTGGGGCCGCTGTTCTACATTCTCACATATGGTATTATTGGACCAACAATTTCTTATATTGCATTTCATAGTGGTTACCGGTTAGGTGTTAATGCAATCGACGTGATTGTCGGTGAAAATTCTAAGCGGATTACAGACGCCTTTAATATTCTGGGTGTGATGGTTGTTGGTGCTCTAGCCGCTAATACAATCGTGTTGAAGACGATTGCTAAAGTACCTCTTGGTGGCAAAAGTCAGAGTTTAGAAACCGTGTTGAACGGGATTTTCCCAGGACTATTACCATTGGCAGTGGTCTTGTTTGGCTGGTGGTTAGTCTCGGCTAAACAATTGTCGGCAACGAAGATTATTTTAGTTTTAACAGTGATTGTCACGATTGGTTGTTTAATTGGCTTCTTTTAG
- a CDS encoding MurR/RpiR family transcriptional regulator codes for MNLEVLENEHFSELNETDKEIIQFINRNRAMVKDASLADVATKSLFSKSSIFRACQKLGLTGFSQLKYLLQEESKQVQDVNIDFVSQTVKSVLWMSNQFKSTKLDDIYEALNKAGTIFIYSTGWEQQIVAQQLQRNLYLSGKMAFSFPSAVDEMSLTRTHIDARDVLIVISYSGMNEVVLKMVQNFNLQGVQTVAFTSFRQNKLSQIAKYNLYYDTVSKNVNYENRKEQFFSDLHVLIDLFSMGLINYISKADYALEDKL; via the coding sequence TTGAATTTAGAAGTTCTGGAAAACGAGCACTTTAGTGAGTTAAATGAAACGGATAAGGAAATTATCCAATTTATTAACCGTAATCGAGCGATGGTTAAAGACGCAAGTTTAGCGGATGTTGCAACGAAGTCATTGTTTTCTAAGTCGTCCATATTTAGAGCTTGTCAAAAGTTAGGGTTAACTGGTTTTAGTCAGCTCAAATATTTATTGCAGGAGGAATCGAAACAAGTTCAAGATGTTAATATTGATTTTGTTTCACAAACCGTCAAGTCAGTTTTATGGATGTCCAATCAATTTAAAAGTACTAAGTTGGACGATATTTATGAGGCGCTGAATAAAGCTGGAACAATATTTATTTATTCGACTGGTTGGGAGCAACAAATTGTTGCTCAGCAGTTGCAGCGAAACTTATATTTGTCAGGTAAAATGGCTTTCAGTTTTCCAAGTGCGGTCGATGAAATGAGCTTAACACGAACGCATATTGATGCTAGAGATGTGTTGATTGTTATTTCATATTCTGGTATGAATGAAGTAGTCTTAAAGATGGTTCAGAATTTTAATCTGCAAGGTGTGCAAACAGTAGCTTTTACGTCATTTAGACAAAATAAGTTATCGCAAATTGCAAAATATAATCTCTACTATGATACAGTTTCGAAAAACGTTAATTATGAAAATCGAAAAGAACAATTTTTCTCGGATTTACACGTTCTAATAGATTTATTCAGTATGGGATTAATCAATTATATCAGTAAGGCAGATTATGCCCTAGAAGATAAGTTGTAG